The genome window TGCCTTGTCCGAACGTATCGAGGCGGGCTTTGCGGCCGTCCCCGAGGCGGACGGGCTGGTCGAAATCGACGCCGCCGTTGCCGAGGTCCGGGCACAGAAAAAAACGCGCTGAACCGGCATGGGCGCGCTGCGCGTCGTGCTGGACACCAACGTTTTGCTGTCCGGCATTGCCTATCCGGGCAGCATCCCCGGCAAGATCGTGGCCGCGTGGCGACGTGGCTCAGTCGAGGTGTTGCTGTCCGACTACATCCTTGAGGAACTGCGTCGCGTGCTGCCCCGACTGGCGCATCGGCACGGGCTGTCCGCAACTCAGATCGACGACCTGGTCGACGCGCTGGCCATCCAGTGTGACCTGATCGAACCCGCCGAACCGGCAGGCGTCGTCTTGCGCGACATCGACGATCAGCCGGTGCTCGGTACCTTGCTGGCGGCGCTGCAAACCAGCGGCGCGGATTACCTGATTACCGGCGACGGCGATCTGCTGGCCGTGGCGCAGTCCTACCCGATCATCAGCCCTGCCGACTTCTGGGCGGCGCATGGCACTGTCGAAACGGGGCCTGTCGACGGCGAGTAGCCCATGCACCGCCAGGTTCCACACCCCTGCAATACCGGATACGTGACAGGCACGGCGCCAGGACTGCGCTAATGTGACCTACGGCGACAGGGTATGGGCGTAGGAGACCACCACAATGAGCGATTTTCGGCTGGATGACGATCTGGAAGCCTTTCGCGCGCAGGTGCG of Immundisolibacter sp. contains these proteins:
- a CDS encoding putative toxin-antitoxin system toxin component, PIN family — its product is MGALRVVLDTNVLLSGIAYPGSIPGKIVAAWRRGSVEVLLSDYILEELRRVLPRLAHRHGLSATQIDDLVDALAIQCDLIEPAEPAGVVLRDIDDQPVLGTLLAALQTSGADYLITGDGDLLAVAQSYPIISPADFWAAHGTVETGPVDGE